A region of Flavobacterium album DNA encodes the following proteins:
- the bioD gene encoding dethiobiotin synthase has protein sequence MKLFITGIGTDVGKTIASAIITEALEADYWKPIQAGDLDNSDSHKIKRYISNPKTTIFPNSYALKTPASPHLAAELDGIAISLENIKEPKTKNHLVVEGAGGVFVPLNATNSVIDLIQPDYKVIVVSRHYLGSINHTLLTIEALKNRGIAIAGIVFNGNENNPTESIILQKIGVQMIGRIEDEPYFDKNVILEYADRFRENLLKL, from the coding sequence ATGAAACTATTCATAACCGGCATAGGGACCGATGTAGGCAAGACCATCGCCTCGGCCATTATCACCGAAGCTCTTGAAGCCGACTACTGGAAACCCATACAGGCAGGCGACCTGGATAATAGCGACAGCCATAAAATAAAACGCTATATTTCCAATCCGAAAACAACGATATTCCCCAACAGCTATGCTTTAAAGACACCGGCCAGTCCGCATCTGGCTGCTGAGCTTGACGGCATTGCCATCAGTCTGGAAAATATAAAAGAGCCCAAAACCAAAAATCACCTTGTTGTTGAAGGTGCAGGCGGTGTTTTCGTGCCCCTGAATGCTACCAACAGTGTTATCGACCTGATACAACCGGATTATAAAGTTATTGTGGTAAGCAGGCATTACCTCGGCAGCATCAATCATACCTTACTGACTATAGAAGCCCTTAAAAACAGAGGCATTGCCATAGCGGGAATTGTTTTTAACGGCAATGAAAATAATCCTACTGAAAGCATCATCCTGCAAAAAATAGGGGTACAAATGATAGGCAGGATAGAAGACGAACCGTATTTTGACAAGAATGTAATCCTTGAGTACGCCGATAGGTTCAGGGAAAATTTATTGAAATTATGA
- the bioA gene encoding adenosylmethionine--8-amino-7-oxononanoate transaminase, whose product MTSLQDRDSQYLWHPYTQHKTAAPPIAVTRGEGALLWDEDGKQYIDAIASWWVNPYGHSNKFIADAIYKQLTSLEHVLFGGFTHEPAVLLAERLMPLLPDNQKKIFFSDNGSTAVEIALKVALQYYYNKGEKRTKIIAFENAFHGDTFAAMAASGISFFTEAFKGSLIEVTRIPVPVEGREEESIKALRELAATNDYAAFIFEPLVQGAAGMVMYEPETLDTLISICKANNIFTIADEVMTGFGKTGKKFACDYLEQQPDMMCLSKALTGGTIPMALTTFTQELFDGFYDDDVNKALFHGHTFTANPTGCAAALASIELLKTDEMQENIRRINRRHLLFKEEIEKHPRVKSARVLGVIFALNIDRGTEEYYGDFRNRLYNFFIAKGVILRPVGSTIYILPPYIISDALLDTIYDTVKQAIEEIV is encoded by the coding sequence ATGACGAGTTTACAAGATCGAGACAGCCAGTATCTCTGGCACCCGTATACACAGCATAAAACCGCCGCACCGCCCATTGCTGTAACCCGTGGCGAAGGCGCCCTGCTTTGGGATGAGGACGGGAAGCAATATATAGACGCTATTGCCTCATGGTGGGTGAACCCCTATGGGCACAGCAACAAGTTCATTGCAGATGCCATCTATAAGCAGCTTACCTCGCTGGAGCACGTGCTCTTTGGTGGCTTTACCCACGAGCCCGCTGTACTGTTAGCCGAAAGGCTTATGCCGCTGCTTCCGGATAACCAGAAAAAAATATTCTTTTCGGATAACGGTTCCACAGCAGTGGAGATCGCATTAAAAGTTGCCTTACAATATTATTACAACAAAGGTGAAAAGCGTACTAAGATAATAGCTTTTGAAAATGCTTTCCACGGCGATACGTTTGCAGCCATGGCAGCAAGCGGGATCTCTTTTTTCACAGAGGCATTCAAAGGCTCACTGATAGAAGTCACTCGTATTCCTGTGCCGGTAGAAGGCAGGGAGGAAGAGAGCATTAAAGCCCTTAGGGAACTTGCGGCAACTAATGATTATGCCGCATTCATTTTCGAGCCGCTGGTGCAGGGAGCCGCCGGTATGGTGATGTATGAGCCTGAAACTCTGGATACCCTTATAAGCATCTGCAAAGCCAACAACATCTTTACCATTGCCGATGAAGTGATGACCGGCTTTGGTAAGACCGGTAAAAAGTTTGCCTGCGATTATCTGGAACAGCAACCCGATATGATGTGCCTTTCCAAAGCGCTGACGGGAGGAACGATACCTATGGCACTCACGACTTTCACGCAGGAGCTGTTCGATGGTTTTTATGACGATGATGTGAATAAAGCCTTATTCCACGGACATACTTTTACGGCCAATCCTACAGGCTGTGCCGCGGCGCTGGCAAGCATTGAACTCCTGAAAACGGACGAAATGCAGGAAAACATCAGGCGCATCAACCGCCGCCATCTTTTGTTTAAAGAAGAGATCGAAAAGCATCCGCGCGTAAAAAGTGCAAGGGTACTGGGCGTTATTTTCGCGCTGAACATCGACCGCGGCACTGAGGAGTATTATGGGGATTTCAGGAACAGGCTCTATAATTTCTTTATAGCAAAAGGTGTTATCCTGAGGCCTGTAGGCAGTACGATCTACATCCTTCCGCCGTATATCATAAGCGATGCATTATTAGATACTATTTATGATACCGTAAAGCAGGCAATAGAGGAGATCGTATAG
- a CDS encoding beta-ketoacyl synthase N-terminal-like domain-containing protein, whose amino-acid sequence MATPVSIISIGSVSPLGSNPEEVWDNYLKGQSFISSMSVGGGKVPVAKLSESLESAVSALKNSNPNYRHLDNSVLYAILASRKALHSAGWRDGNFGINIGSSRGATGLFEKHHSEFIKTGTTSAHASPATTLGNIASWVAQDLKNDGPELSHSITCSTALHAVLNGVAWLRSGMAKRFLVGGSEAPLTPFTIAQMQAMKIYSSLDGDYPCRALDLQKKTNSMVLGEGAAMACLETGRHPEALAFIEGVGYATETLQHSVSISADAACLQKSMRMALKDIDISEVDAIVMHAPGTVKGDLSEYKAIQEVFGESLPLLTTNKWKTGHTFGASGLLNLELAVLMLLHNRFIDVPFYRQKTGRDIKKVLVNAVGFGGNAVSILVSN is encoded by the coding sequence TTGGCAACACCTGTTTCCATCATTTCTATAGGCTCCGTTTCCCCTTTGGGCAGCAACCCGGAAGAGGTTTGGGATAATTATCTTAAAGGCCAATCATTTATCAGCTCCATGTCTGTCGGCGGCGGCAAAGTGCCTGTGGCAAAGCTGTCCGAAAGTTTGGAGTCAGCAGTTTCTGCACTCAAAAACTCGAACCCCAATTACCGCCACCTGGACAACTCGGTGCTTTATGCCATACTTGCATCGAGAAAAGCGCTCCATTCGGCCGGATGGCGCGATGGTAATTTTGGCATCAACATCGGCTCTTCACGAGGTGCGACCGGCCTGTTTGAAAAGCATCATTCCGAATTCATAAAAACCGGGACAACAAGCGCCCATGCATCGCCTGCTACAACCCTTGGCAACATTGCCTCATGGGTAGCGCAGGACCTTAAGAACGACGGGCCCGAACTGTCGCATTCCATTACCTGCTCTACCGCTTTGCACGCGGTATTGAATGGTGTGGCATGGCTGCGCAGCGGCATGGCTAAGAGATTTCTCGTGGGTGGCAGCGAAGCGCCGCTGACTCCCTTTACCATAGCCCAGATGCAGGCCATGAAAATCTATTCATCGTTGGATGGCGATTACCCATGCCGTGCGCTTGACCTTCAAAAGAAAACCAATTCGATGGTACTTGGCGAAGGCGCTGCTATGGCCTGCCTTGAAACCGGAAGGCATCCTGAAGCGCTGGCCTTTATTGAGGGTGTTGGTTATGCTACCGAGACATTGCAGCACAGCGTTTCTATTTCGGCGGATGCCGCATGCCTGCAAAAATCAATGCGTATGGCGTTGAAGGATATTGACATTTCGGAGGTAGATGCCATTGTGATGCATGCCCCCGGGACCGTGAAAGGCGACTTGTCAGAATACAAAGCGATACAGGAGGTATTCGGCGAAAGCCTGCCTTTGCTTACGACCAACAAATGGAAAACCGGGCATACCTTCGGGGCTTCAGGACTGCTGAATTTGGAACTTGCCGTACTCATGCTGCTGCACAACAGGTTTATAGATGTGCCATTCTACAGGCAGAAAACCGGCAGGGACATCAAAAAGGTATTGGTAAATGCGGTAGGTTTTGGAGGGAATGCGGTGAGTATTTTGGTTTCGAATTAA
- a CDS encoding reprolysin-like metallopeptidase, with translation MKKLLLSFILVLSLTFGYSQSAVWSPVPKERLAVANKLDRSSVPMTFSTFRINLPELQSRLLAAPARNSGQLSTVIIPFPNGEGKLENFRVYEASVMHPDLAAQHPEIQSYVGQGIENPAATVRFSITIFGVHAMILSDKGTSYTDPYTTDLQNYITYKKSSLKAARTFHCDVASESANAVPPPPPSTQANDGLFRTYRLAMACTIEYTAFQANAAGVGSGTTAQKKAAALAAMNVTMTRVNGVYEKDMSLTMQLVPTNENVIFVTSDALTNSDESVMIDQIQNIMDNNIGFSNYDIGHVVGTSDGGIASLGSVCSSFKAQGVTGNPSPVGDSFDIDYVAHEMGHQFGSDHSFNNSYQRSASYAVEPGSGSTIMSYAGISPPNVQAHSDDYFHAVNLAQMFTFINGGGGCGTEVANNNNPPVISALANYTIPKSTAFILKGNATDADGDALTYCWEQTNANGANSTVDVTPLPTSTTGPNFRSVAPSPSPDRYMPVLSSVLNNNLTPTWEVVPSVGRTMNFALTVRDNNTPNGGQTARSNMNVVVSSAAGPFAVTSQSAANLSWDQGSTQTITWNVAGTTANNINTANVNIRLSTDGGLTFPTVLAANTPNDGTQDITVPNVSAPFCRIMVEAVGNIYYAVNAAPFAIGVTVTTQCNTYTNSTAVAIPDNNPNYTLSTINVPASATISNVKIGVNITHPYVSDLGIIVARPDNTQATLWEGQCGDSNNINVTFSDTGSAVSCGSPTTGTILPVSTLSVFNGTQAQGNWILAFADFGASDAGTLNSWSVEVCSQTITATSAFGLQDFSLYPNPNNGSFTVSFISDTGNAIKVGVHDMRGREVFNSSYENTGLFSGNVNLSNIQSGVYLVTVQDGARREVRKIVVN, from the coding sequence ATGAAAAAACTATTGCTCTCCTTTATACTTGTTTTATCGCTTACATTTGGATATTCCCAATCAGCTGTCTGGAGCCCTGTTCCAAAAGAGAGGCTGGCAGTTGCCAATAAACTCGACCGAAGTTCGGTTCCTATGACCTTTTCAACTTTCCGCATCAACCTTCCCGAGCTGCAATCCAGGCTTTTAGCTGCCCCGGCGAGGAATTCGGGCCAGCTATCCACTGTAATTATTCCTTTCCCTAATGGCGAAGGCAAGCTGGAAAACTTCAGGGTCTATGAAGCATCTGTAATGCACCCGGACCTTGCGGCACAGCATCCGGAGATCCAGTCGTATGTAGGGCAGGGTATCGAAAACCCGGCAGCAACCGTGCGTTTCAGCATTACCATTTTTGGGGTGCATGCCATGATATTGTCGGACAAAGGCACCTCCTACACCGACCCGTACACTACCGACCTGCAAAACTATATCACTTACAAAAAGTCGAGCCTCAAAGCCGCGCGTACCTTTCATTGCGATGTAGCGAGCGAGTCGGCAAATGCAGTACCTCCACCGCCGCCTTCCACACAGGCGAATGACGGACTGTTCAGGACCTACCGACTGGCTATGGCGTGTACTATAGAATATACCGCATTCCAGGCGAACGCAGCAGGCGTGGGCTCAGGAACAACAGCACAGAAAAAAGCTGCAGCACTTGCGGCAATGAACGTGACCATGACACGTGTAAACGGCGTATATGAAAAAGACATGTCGCTGACAATGCAGCTCGTACCGACTAATGAGAACGTTATTTTCGTTACTTCGGATGCCCTTACCAACAGTGACGAGAGTGTGATGATCGACCAGATCCAGAACATCATGGACAATAATATCGGTTTTTCAAATTACGATATCGGCCACGTTGTGGGCACCAGCGATGGCGGTATTGCCTCATTAGGCAGTGTATGCTCATCGTTTAAGGCACAGGGCGTTACCGGAAACCCGTCACCCGTTGGCGACTCGTTCGACATCGACTATGTAGCCCACGAAATGGGACACCAGTTTGGCTCCGACCACAGCTTTAATAATTCCTACCAAAGGTCGGCCAGCTACGCAGTAGAACCCGGAAGCGGAAGCACGATCATGTCGTACGCCGGCATCAGCCCTCCGAACGTTCAGGCGCATTCAGATGATTATTTCCATGCGGTAAACCTTGCACAGATGTTCACGTTTATCAATGGCGGCGGTGGCTGCGGAACCGAAGTAGCCAATAACAACAACCCGCCGGTAATAAGTGCACTGGCCAATTATACCATTCCGAAAAGCACTGCCTTTATATTAAAAGGTAACGCAACCGATGCCGATGGCGATGCGCTTACCTATTGCTGGGAGCAAACCAACGCCAACGGCGCCAATTCTACTGTAGATGTTACGCCCCTGCCTACCAGTACTACCGGGCCGAATTTCAGGTCGGTAGCGCCATCACCGTCACCCGACAGGTACATGCCGGTATTATCGAGCGTGCTGAACAATAACCTTACACCAACGTGGGAAGTAGTGCCTTCTGTAGGCCGGACCATGAATTTTGCCCTGACCGTCAGGGACAACAACACCCCCAACGGCGGGCAGACTGCGAGAAGCAATATGAATGTAGTAGTAAGCAGCGCTGCGGGGCCGTTTGCCGTTACATCGCAAAGTGCAGCCAATCTTTCCTGGGATCAGGGAAGCACACAAACCATTACGTGGAATGTAGCAGGAACCACTGCAAACAATATAAATACTGCCAATGTAAATATACGCCTCTCAACCGATGGCGGACTTACTTTCCCAACTGTTCTGGCCGCCAACACACCAAACGATGGCACGCAGGATATTACGGTACCCAACGTATCGGCGCCCTTCTGCCGTATCATGGTAGAGGCTGTAGGCAACATCTATTATGCTGTAAATGCAGCGCCATTTGCTATAGGGGTAACGGTGACCACGCAGTGCAACACGTATACCAATAGCACTGCGGTAGCGATACCGGATAATAATCCGAATTATACTTTATCGACTATCAATGTGCCGGCAAGTGCCACTATATCGAATGTTAAGATTGGGGTAAATATTACGCATCCGTACGTTTCAGACCTCGGCATTATTGTAGCAAGGCCCGATAATACACAGGCTACGCTTTGGGAGGGACAATGCGGGGACAGCAATAACATAAACGTAACCTTCAGCGATACGGGATCTGCTGTAAGCTGCGGCTCACCAACTACAGGCACAATCCTTCCTGTAAGTACGTTATCGGTATTTAACGGCACCCAGGCACAAGGCAACTGGATACTGGCCTTTGCCGATTTTGGCGCAAGCGATGCCGGTACGCTCAATTCATGGTCGGTAGAAGTATGCTCACAAACCATAACTGCTACCAGCGCTTTCGGATTGCAGGATTTTTCACTTTATCCTAACCCGAATAATGGCAGCTTTACCGTGAGCTTTATTTCCGATACCGGAAACGCTATTAAGGTAGGTGTACACGACATGCGTGGCAGGGAAGTTTTCAACAGCTCCTATGAAAATACAGGCCTGTTTTCAGGAAATGTAAACCTTTCGAATATCCAATCGGGCGTATACCTTGTAACTGTGCAGGACGGCGCGAGAAGGGAAGTAAGGAAGATTGTAGTGAATTAA
- a CDS encoding bifunctional riboflavin kinase/FAD synthetase yields the protein MKIFNSIQEFSSPAKTIVTLGTFDGVHKGHKSILDRLITSSRASGCESLVLTFFPHPRMVLQQNSDIKLLSTIEEKAQLLEDYGLDNLIIHPFDLAFSRLTAEEFVKDILVDKLSISKIIIGHDHRFGRNRTANIDDLIRFGNEYGFEVEKISALEVNETSVSSTKIRNALTVGDIDTANTFLGYPYFMTGTVAKGKQLGRTIGFPTANISIKEDYKLIPANGVYAASAVIDGKEEHGMMNIGTRPTVGGTERSIEVHFFNLDKDLYDKEIRVSMHYRLRDEQKFESVDALKGQLHKDREATLAYFKDNPA from the coding sequence TTGAAAATTTTCAATTCAATACAGGAATTCAGTTCCCCTGCAAAAACGATTGTGACCCTGGGTACTTTTGATGGGGTTCACAAAGGCCATAAAAGCATTCTGGACAGGCTCATAACAAGCAGCAGGGCTTCCGGCTGCGAAAGCTTGGTGCTCACCTTTTTCCCGCATCCGAGAATGGTATTGCAGCAAAACAGCGATATAAAGCTACTGAGCACTATTGAGGAAAAAGCGCAGCTGCTTGAGGATTACGGGCTGGACAACCTCATTATTCATCCGTTTGACCTCGCTTTTTCAAGGCTTACCGCCGAAGAATTTGTAAAGGATATATTAGTCGATAAGCTCAGTATCTCTAAGATAATCATAGGGCACGACCACCGTTTTGGCCGCAATCGTACTGCCAATATAGACGACCTTATCCGCTTTGGTAACGAATACGGCTTTGAGGTAGAGAAGATCTCTGCTCTTGAAGTTAATGAAACATCGGTAAGCTCCACCAAGATACGCAACGCGCTTACTGTGGGTGATATTGACACAGCCAATACCTTCCTGGGCTATCCTTATTTTATGACAGGTACTGTGGCTAAAGGAAAACAGCTGGGCCGCACCATTGGCTTTCCTACTGCTAATATTTCTATTAAAGAAGACTACAAGCTCATTCCTGCCAATGGCGTATATGCAGCATCTGCAGTTATCGACGGAAAAGAAGAGCACGGCATGATGAACATTGGCACAAGGCCAACAGTAGGCGGTACCGAACGCTCTATCGAGGTGCATTTCTTTAATCTGGACAAAGACCTCTATGATAAAGAGATCAGGGTAAGCATGCACTACAGGCTGCGCGACGAGCAGAAGTTTGAGTCGGTAGATGCCCTGAAAGGACAGCTCCACAAAGACAGGGAAGCAACGTTGGCTTATTTTAAAGATAACCCGGCATGA
- a CDS encoding AI-2E family transporter yields MDTLKVPNYIKSVYIALLIIIIVFFMIVAKKLLVPLFISGYIAMLLTSSCNFLERRKIPRSISAFICLFLFIGVIAGIFIFAYFEVRGFMQDVGTNLSDKLNGFVIAANNWCFETFGFDLGMRNGFEMKKAVAIVQTDDASPTQLIFTTLGTLSDIVLLPVFIFFLLIYRDHLAIFITKVFRRQNNDGLLEKMTSIRKIVHAYLLGSGKVMLILGVVNTGVLFALGIEHAIFFGMFAGMLNIIPYLGPSLGVILPFTFALLTKDSAFYPIAIVVAFTFIQLLESAFLTPKITGGNVNLNALVTFIGLLIGGYIWGIMGMILIIPTIAILKKLFELSPDTQPYAYLFGEEDSNWFRRRERRSKAKVARAEGEANA; encoded by the coding sequence ATGGACACACTAAAAGTACCAAACTATATTAAATCTGTATATATAGCCCTGCTCATCATTATTATCGTGTTTTTCATGATCGTAGCCAAAAAACTGCTGGTGCCGCTATTTATATCGGGCTACATTGCCATGTTGCTCACCTCGTCCTGCAATTTTTTGGAACGCCGGAAGATACCCCGCTCCATCAGCGCTTTTATTTGCCTGTTCCTTTTTATTGGCGTTATAGCCGGAATATTTATTTTCGCTTATTTTGAAGTAAGGGGCTTTATGCAGGATGTAGGCACCAACCTTTCAGACAAATTAAATGGCTTTGTAATTGCCGCCAATAACTGGTGCTTCGAAACTTTTGGATTCGACCTGGGGATGCGCAACGGATTCGAAATGAAAAAGGCAGTGGCGATCGTACAGACGGATGACGCCAGCCCTACACAGCTTATATTTACTACTTTGGGCACACTTTCGGATATTGTCCTGCTGCCGGTATTTATCTTTTTCCTTTTGATCTACAGGGACCACCTGGCTATTTTTATTACTAAAGTATTCCGCAGGCAGAACAATGACGGGCTGCTTGAAAAAATGACATCTATCCGGAAAATTGTGCATGCGTACCTGCTGGGTTCCGGCAAAGTGATGCTTATACTTGGGGTAGTGAACACGGGGGTGCTTTTTGCCCTTGGGATCGAGCATGCCATATTCTTTGGGATGTTCGCGGGAATGCTGAATATCATTCCGTACCTCGGGCCATCGCTTGGGGTTATACTGCCCTTTACATTTGCGCTCCTTACCAAAGACAGCGCCTTTTACCCCATCGCCATTGTAGTTGCTTTTACCTTCATACAGCTATTGGAAAGCGCTTTCCTTACGCCTAAGATAACCGGCGGTAATGTGAACCTCAATGCCCTTGTAACGTTTATAGGCCTGCTTATAGGCGGGTATATATGGGGCATTATGGGCATGATACTCATTATACCTACGATAGCGATCCTGAAAAAACTGTTTGAACTCAGTCCCGATACCCAGCCGTATGCCTACCTGTTTGGCGAGGAGGACAGCAACTGGTTCCGGCGCAGGGAGCGGCGAAGTAAGGCGAAGGTGGCCAGAGCTGAGGGCGAAGCAAATGCTTAA
- a CDS encoding HTTM domain-containing protein, which produces MNRLFRQIDNAPLVVFRIFLGFLLACETFGAILTGWVKSNLIDPKFTFSHIGMDWLQPLPGNGMYWYFATMGTLGLLVMAGYKYRWTLGLFTVLWAGAYFMQKTSYNNHYYLLLLVCLIMWFLPANRYASIDARQNPSIKKLTMPVWCAWVMIAQVSIVYFYASLAKFYPGWLDGTFTRDLLSHSVTSPALRTIMSQKWFYLFIAYAGIAFDLLVVPFLLFRRTRAIALIASVIFHIFNAITLQIGIFPFFALSFVVFFYPPETMRRLFLRKKPKVTEDISGYQEGKKVLYYFFIPYLVLQLLLPLRHYLIKGDVLWTEEGHRLSWRMMLRARTGNTDFRIIDKKTGGRLFYNFNTNLTRKQENGMETRPDMIWQMAHRIRKDFAKQGKDVAVYADANVSINGSPYKRLIDPNVDLAAARWDYFFHCDWVILYDEAGNVVR; this is translated from the coding sequence ATGAACCGCCTTTTCCGGCAAATAGACAACGCACCGTTGGTCGTATTCAGGATTTTCCTGGGCTTCCTGCTGGCGTGCGAAACCTTTGGCGCGATCCTTACGGGCTGGGTAAAAAGCAACCTTATCGACCCGAAATTTACCTTTTCCCATATTGGCATGGACTGGCTGCAGCCGCTGCCCGGCAATGGCATGTACTGGTACTTTGCCACAATGGGCACATTGGGGCTGCTGGTAATGGCGGGGTACAAATACCGCTGGACGCTGGGCTTGTTTACGGTCCTTTGGGCAGGGGCGTACTTCATGCAGAAAACCTCCTACAATAACCACTACTACCTGCTCCTCTTGGTATGCCTTATAATGTGGTTTCTTCCGGCAAACCGATACGCCTCAATAGACGCACGGCAAAACCCTTCGATAAAAAAGCTCACTATGCCGGTATGGTGCGCCTGGGTGATGATAGCGCAGGTGAGCATCGTCTATTTTTATGCCTCGCTGGCCAAATTTTACCCCGGCTGGCTGGATGGCACCTTTACCCGCGACCTGCTGAGCCATTCGGTGACAAGCCCCGCCTTACGCACTATAATGTCGCAAAAATGGTTTTACCTTTTCATTGCGTATGCAGGCATAGCGTTCGACCTGCTGGTGGTGCCCTTCCTGTTGTTCAGGAGAACAAGGGCAATCGCGCTGATCGCTTCGGTTATCTTCCATATTTTTAATGCGATCACCCTACAAATAGGTATTTTCCCGTTTTTTGCACTCAGCTTTGTGGTGTTCTTTTACCCACCTGAAACGATGCGGAGGCTGTTTTTGAGGAAAAAGCCAAAAGTTACAGAAGATATTTCAGGGTATCAGGAAGGTAAAAAGGTGCTGTACTATTTTTTTATACCTTATCTGGTACTACAGCTGCTGCTTCCATTGAGGCATTACCTTATTAAAGGCGATGTATTATGGACTGAGGAGGGCCACCGCCTGAGCTGGCGCATGATGCTGCGCGCCCGTACCGGCAATACCGACTTCAGGATAATAGATAAAAAAACGGGAGGCAGGCTTTTTTATAATTTTAACACGAACCTGACCCGCAAACAGGAGAACGGCATGGAAACACGGCCCGATATGATATGGCAGATGGCACATCGTATAAGGAAAGATTTTGCAAAGCAGGGTAAAGATGTAGCTGTATATGCCGACGCAAATGTGTCTATCAACGGCAGCCCCTATAAAAGGCTTATTGATCCTAATGTTGACCTTGCTGCTGCCCGTTGGGATTATTTTTTCCACTGCGACTGGGTGATTCTGTATGATGAGGCAGGGAATGTTGTAAGGTAG
- the pth gene encoding aminoacyl-tRNA hydrolase — translation MNWLTSLFGTKQEKEPTDPMKKYLIACLGNIGAEYVNTRHNIGFKVADHIAKQEGASFETAKLGAVAEVKMKGKTVFLLKPNTYMNLSGKAIKYWLDKENIPIENLLVVTDDLNIPFGTIRIKGKGSDGGHNGLKNTHLILNTSDYPRFRFGISDEFKKGQQVNYVLGEWDEQEKAKLPERLDMAAEAVKSFVLSGLANTMSSYNGK, via the coding sequence ATGAACTGGCTAACCTCCCTCTTTGGAACAAAACAGGAAAAAGAACCCACAGACCCTATGAAAAAATACCTTATTGCCTGCCTCGGCAACATTGGCGCCGAATATGTAAATACCCGCCACAACATCGGCTTTAAAGTGGCCGACCATATCGCAAAGCAGGAAGGCGCTTCGTTTGAGACTGCCAAGCTTGGAGCCGTAGCCGAAGTGAAGATGAAAGGCAAAACGGTATTCCTGCTAAAGCCCAATACCTATATGAACCTTAGCGGTAAAGCCATAAAATACTGGCTTGACAAAGAAAATATCCCTATCGAGAACCTTTTGGTGGTGACGGACGACCTCAATATCCCTTTTGGCACCATCCGCATAAAAGGCAAGGGCAGCGATGGCGGCCATAACGGGCTTAAGAATACGCATCTCATCCTTAACACCTCCGACTACCCGCGTTTTCGTTTCGGGATAAGCGATGAGTTCAAGAAAGGGCAGCAGGTAAATTATGTGCTTGGTGAATGGGATGAGCAGGAAAAAGCAAAACTGCCGGAACGCCTTGATATGGCTGCCGAAGCCGTAAAGTCATTCGTGCTTTCCGGGCTGGCCAATACCATGAGCAGCTATAACGGGAAATAA